A single genomic interval of Caldalkalibacillus salinus harbors:
- a CDS encoding ABC transporter substrate-binding protein: MKKWFALSLTLVLVVGFVAACAQEADESANERTDEDVVTLNLFQFKVEIRDELQAMLDEFEAEHPDIKVEMETVGGGADYGAALRAKFSSEEAPDIFNNGGFNELQLWKEHLADLSDEPWVEHVLPLAKAPMTDEDGKIYGMPLNLEGYGFIYNKDLFAEAGIEEPPTTLSELKAAAEKLEEAGITPFAAGYGEWWVIGQHLLNIPFAQQEDTDAFIEGLNEGTETFVGNEHFENFKDVIDMEIAYGNSNPMTTDYNTQVTLFATGEAAMLQQGNWTENMIYEINPDMNMAFLPIHINDEEESNRLPVGVPNNWVINKNAEHIEEAKLLLDWMASSEIGQRYMTEEFAFIPAFDHIEASGLGDLGDSIQDYSLEGRTIPWTWFRWPDGASQDFAAAIQEYVAGQITYNEVLESFQSTWDNLKEE, translated from the coding sequence GTGAAAAAATGGTTTGCACTGAGTTTAACGTTGGTACTAGTGGTGGGATTTGTGGCCGCATGTGCTCAAGAAGCGGATGAGTCAGCAAATGAAAGGACAGATGAGGATGTGGTCACACTCAACCTTTTCCAGTTTAAAGTTGAAATAAGAGATGAGTTACAAGCGATGTTAGATGAATTTGAAGCAGAGCATCCTGACATTAAAGTCGAGATGGAAACCGTCGGAGGCGGTGCGGACTATGGAGCTGCCTTGAGAGCGAAGTTTTCCTCAGAAGAAGCGCCGGATATTTTCAATAATGGTGGCTTTAATGAACTGCAATTGTGGAAAGAACACTTAGCTGACCTATCTGATGAGCCGTGGGTGGAGCACGTACTGCCCCTAGCCAAAGCACCGATGACGGATGAGGATGGTAAGATCTATGGAATGCCCCTTAATTTAGAGGGATACGGGTTTATTTATAACAAAGACCTTTTTGCTGAAGCGGGTATAGAAGAACCGCCTACAACGTTGTCTGAGCTAAAAGCGGCGGCAGAGAAGTTAGAAGAGGCGGGCATCACGCCTTTTGCTGCAGGCTATGGTGAATGGTGGGTGATTGGACAACACTTGCTCAACATCCCTTTTGCGCAACAAGAAGATACCGACGCCTTTATTGAAGGTTTAAATGAAGGAACTGAAACATTTGTTGGCAATGAACATTTCGAGAATTTCAAGGACGTCATCGATATGGAGATCGCTTATGGCAACTCTAACCCCATGACAACGGACTATAATACACAGGTCACTTTATTTGCCACAGGTGAAGCGGCCATGCTACAGCAAGGTAATTGGACAGAAAACATGATTTATGAGATCAATCCTGATATGAATATGGCTTTTTTACCTATTCATATTAATGACGAAGAAGAGTCTAACCGTCTTCCCGTAGGTGTGCCTAACAATTGGGTGATTAATAAAAACGCTGAACATATTGAAGAAGCGAAGCTATTACTAGATTGGATGGCTTCATCAGAAATAGGCCAGCGTTATATGACAGAAGAATTTGCCTTCATCCCTGCTTTTGATCATATTGAAGCGTCCGGATTAGGTGACCTTGGAGATTCAATTCAAGATTACTCTCTAGAAGGACGAACGATACCATGGACTTGGTTCAGGTGGCCGGACGGGGCGAGTCAAGATTTTGCTGCAGCGATCCAAGAATATGTAGCAGGTCAAATCACGTATAATGAGGTGCTGGAGAGTTTTCAATCCACTTGGGATAACTTGAAGGAAGAGTGA
- a CDS encoding carbohydrate ABC transporter permease, whose product MKAYTQRAAFSRRHRIVKNILSYATFVGPALLFFAVIQIVPFMMGVYYSFTSWNGISAVTEFVGLENYKRIFTDDERFFNSFVFTTKFMFAAVVISNMIGLSLALMLDAALKTKNILRTVFFLPNVIGGLLLGFIWQFIFVRGFAAVGDITNLSFFQQPWLGDAQTAFWGIVIVFSWQISGYMMVIYIAALQGIDQSLLDSAKIDGANGFHMLTKIIIPLILPAFTICFFLTISMAFKIFDLNLSLTGGGPFNSTQSVAINIYQEAFTQNNYGLGTAKSIIFFVVVAIFTLVQVMMTKKREVEA is encoded by the coding sequence ATGAAAGCGTATACACAAAGGGCGGCGTTCTCGCGTCGTCATAGGATCGTGAAGAACATATTGTCTTACGCCACCTTTGTTGGTCCGGCACTATTATTCTTTGCAGTGATTCAGATTGTGCCATTCATGATGGGTGTGTATTACTCTTTCACATCATGGAATGGCATAAGTGCAGTGACAGAATTTGTTGGATTGGAGAATTACAAGCGTATTTTCACGGATGATGAGCGCTTCTTCAACTCATTTGTCTTTACCACTAAATTTATGTTCGCTGCAGTGGTGATTAGTAACATGATCGGTTTATCTTTAGCGTTGATGTTAGATGCAGCGCTGAAAACAAAGAATATCTTGCGGACCGTTTTCTTTTTACCCAATGTCATAGGGGGACTACTTTTAGGTTTTATCTGGCAGTTTATCTTTGTAAGAGGCTTTGCAGCCGTGGGAGATATCACGAATCTTTCATTCTTCCAGCAACCCTGGCTAGGGGATGCGCAAACTGCTTTTTGGGGTATTGTGATCGTATTCTCATGGCAAATCAGTGGCTATATGATGGTCATTTATATTGCAGCATTACAAGGCATCGATCAATCCTTGCTAGACTCAGCAAAAATTGATGGCGCTAATGGTTTTCATATGCTCACCAAGATCATTATCCCACTGATTCTTCCTGCATTTACAATCTGTTTCTTTTTAACGATTTCAATGGCCTTTAAGATTTTTGATCTTAACCTTTCTCTAACTGGAGGCGGCCCATTTAACTCTACACAGTCTGTCGCAATCAACATTTACCAAGAGGCTTTTACTCAAAACAATTACGGGTTAGGAACAGCTAAATCAATCATTTTCTTCGTCGTAGTCGCCATCTTTACACTCGTACAGGTTATGATGACAAAGAAACGGGAGGTGGAGGCATAA
- a CDS encoding response regulator transcription factor, whose product MKAIIIDDEKHVREGLHLLAEWDAVGIQEVLEACDGHGAIQLIKEHRPDIIFTDMRMPQLDGVALLNWLHEANMGAKVIVVSGYDDFKYTKHAITCGSFDYLLKPIDMHELNTTLRKAVEAKRLDDKDKLDNRKSASSDELYRLLREALGRRRLSEETIHLLRREQDLNVDPSFYQLAVLSLTTFAEQKPMHGLKEMPYEKVLSICNDVLRSFTAGIAFPHNRVEGEVIFFFAKPRHIDSIVRQAVHNIHRNLMLKCYVGVGPSVHRLDHAYEGAKDALYRTNLLDDAHHTKACVWSSHENATSKTEEEVIHLLDYADDMKWAIQSGRTEQIDAILDDIFATFSEQSYFSLEQLRVWEKQFDILKEHWLKECEQGEQDGLYRGTDYWHADGRFSFKAFQEEKRKEFNSLMVCFSDSGFNKERTCVQDIEAYIRQHYEKDIKLQDIADQFFLSKEYISRKFKQVYHKTMTDYVNSLRVEKAKVLLQNPHYKIYEVAEKVGYQNDKYFSKVFKRLEGMTPKAYQNQYNQEGNQC is encoded by the coding sequence ATGAAAGCCATCATCATTGATGACGAAAAACATGTACGGGAAGGACTTCACTTATTAGCCGAGTGGGACGCAGTTGGTATACAAGAGGTGTTAGAAGCTTGTGATGGTCACGGGGCGATTCAGCTTATCAAGGAGCATCGGCCTGATATTATATTTACAGATATGCGTATGCCCCAACTAGACGGTGTCGCCCTATTAAACTGGCTACATGAGGCTAACATGGGGGCAAAAGTCATCGTGGTCAGTGGCTATGATGATTTCAAGTATACGAAACATGCGATCACCTGTGGTAGCTTTGATTATTTACTCAAACCGATCGATATGCATGAATTGAATACAACGTTGAGAAAAGCCGTTGAAGCCAAAAGGCTGGACGACAAGGATAAGCTAGATAACAGGAAAAGCGCATCATCAGACGAATTGTATCGCTTGCTAAGAGAAGCGTTAGGTAGACGAAGGTTGTCTGAGGAGACCATACACTTACTGAGACGCGAACAGGACCTAAATGTGGATCCATCTTTTTACCAATTAGCGGTGTTGTCTCTGACAACGTTCGCAGAACAAAAGCCCATGCACGGTCTAAAGGAAATGCCTTACGAGAAAGTGCTCTCTATATGTAACGACGTCTTACGGTCATTCACTGCAGGAATCGCCTTTCCTCACAATCGAGTGGAAGGAGAAGTGATTTTCTTCTTTGCTAAACCGCGTCATATAGACAGCATCGTACGTCAGGCGGTACACAACATCCATCGCAACTTGATGCTCAAGTGTTATGTTGGTGTTGGCCCCTCTGTCCATCGTTTAGATCATGCGTATGAGGGAGCCAAGGATGCTTTGTATAGAACGAATCTACTCGATGATGCACACCACACAAAAGCGTGTGTATGGTCGTCTCATGAAAACGCGACTAGCAAGACAGAAGAAGAGGTAATCCATTTACTTGATTACGCTGATGACATGAAATGGGCCATACAAAGTGGTCGGACGGAGCAAATAGATGCTATACTAGACGATATCTTTGCCACTTTCTCTGAGCAATCATACTTTTCACTTGAGCAACTTCGTGTGTGGGAGAAACAATTTGATATACTCAAAGAGCATTGGTTGAAGGAATGTGAACAAGGCGAGCAGGACGGATTATATCGAGGGACAGACTACTGGCACGCTGATGGCCGTTTCTCCTTTAAAGCTTTCCAAGAGGAAAAGAGAAAAGAGTTTAATAGTCTCATGGTATGTTTTTCTGATAGCGGTTTCAATAAGGAAAGAACATGCGTCCAGGACATTGAAGCGTATATCCGTCAGCATTATGAAAAGGATATCAAGCTACAAGACATAGCTGATCAATTCTTCTTGAGCAAAGAGTATATTTCCAGGAAGTTTAAACAAGTCTATCACAAAACCATGACAGATTATGTGAACAGTCTCCGTGTAGAAAAAGCAAAGGTGTTGCTCCAAAACCCTCATTACAAGATATATGAGGTGGCTGAAAAAGTCGGATATCAGAATGACAAATATTTCTCAAAGGTCTTTAAAAGATTGGAGGGTATGACCCCAAAGGCGTACCAAAATCAATACAATCAGGAGGGGAATCAATGTTAA
- a CDS encoding carbohydrate ABC transporter permease has translation MRNRYTKRTFVLELFTILLAIIFLVPFYFVVVNSFKSFSEILVDAAALPSEWLLSNYVEVWQVLDFPTAFLNSLIITVFSIMGIVVISSMAAWKMVRTPGKLSNFLFILFVSAMVVPFQAVMIPLVKLGGTLGLINSIPGIIIMYFGFGVPLSLFLYHGFVKSVPVEVEESAYIDGCSQFGIFWRIVFPLLKPITVTVIILNTLWIWNDYLLPLLVLQDTSLRTIPLATSSFFAQYTKQWDMGLAALILGIAPIIMFFLFLQRHIIQGITSGSIK, from the coding sequence ATGCGCAACAGATATACCAAAAGAACGTTTGTCCTAGAGCTTTTCACGATTCTTTTAGCCATTATCTTTCTAGTGCCCTTCTACTTTGTCGTTGTTAACTCTTTTAAGAGTTTTTCAGAGATACTGGTTGATGCAGCTGCTTTACCAAGCGAGTGGCTCCTGAGCAATTATGTTGAAGTATGGCAGGTGTTAGATTTTCCGACTGCCTTTCTCAATTCTCTGATTATTACCGTTTTTAGTATTATGGGCATTGTCGTCATAAGTTCAATGGCCGCTTGGAAAATGGTTAGAACACCGGGTAAGCTCAGCAACTTTCTGTTCATATTATTTGTCTCTGCTATGGTCGTGCCCTTTCAAGCGGTGATGATTCCACTCGTGAAACTTGGAGGAACATTGGGATTGATTAATAGTATTCCCGGTATCATTATCATGTATTTTGGTTTTGGGGTTCCTCTCTCACTGTTTCTATATCATGGCTTTGTTAAGTCAGTACCAGTTGAGGTAGAGGAGTCGGCGTATATTGATGGGTGTTCTCAGTTTGGCATCTTTTGGCGTATTGTGTTTCCACTCCTGAAGCCGATAACGGTCACAGTGATCATTTTAAATACGCTTTGGATTTGGAACGATTACTTACTGCCATTACTCGTCTTACAGGATACGTCTCTTAGGACGATTCCATTAGCGACAAGCTCCTTTTTTGCACAGTACACTAAGCAGTGGGATATGGGCCTAGCCGCTCTCATCCTGGGGATCGCACCGATTATCATGTTCTTCTTATTCTTACAAAGACATATTATTCAGGGCATCACGTCGGGGTCTATCAAATAA
- a CDS encoding TIM barrel protein, with the protein MLKKPIGLQLYTLRKECEQDFIGTLEKVATLGFEGVEFAGYYDLEAQTLKSVLEHLGMQAVASHIPLHELEKNLDKVIAYQHVIGSRRMVCPYLPSDRRTEEDYRQLVDLLNRIGETCDREGITFCYHNHDFELRRLSDNRTALDMLLDETNPAYVHAELDIFWLKRAGHDPVQWIKKYQGRTPLIHLKDMTSDADETFAELGTGGIDLQGVLKQEPNAGVEWWIVEQDVCQRPALESVDISLRYLHHLRD; encoded by the coding sequence GTGCTGAAAAAACCGATAGGCCTTCAGCTGTACACCTTAAGGAAGGAGTGCGAACAGGATTTTATTGGAACGTTAGAGAAGGTGGCAACGCTAGGATTTGAAGGCGTCGAGTTTGCTGGGTATTATGACCTCGAGGCGCAAACCTTAAAAAGTGTCCTTGAACATCTTGGAATGCAAGCGGTTGCCAGTCATATACCACTACATGAACTGGAGAAAAATCTAGATAAGGTCATCGCCTACCAACATGTCATCGGCAGTCGAAGAATGGTATGTCCTTATTTACCATCAGATAGGCGAACAGAAGAAGACTACCGACAACTGGTAGACTTACTCAATCGTATTGGGGAGACCTGTGACAGAGAGGGCATCACATTCTGTTACCACAACCACGACTTTGAACTTCGTCGTCTGTCAGACAACCGAACAGCGCTCGACATGTTGCTGGATGAAACAAACCCGGCTTATGTACATGCCGAACTGGACATCTTTTGGCTCAAGCGTGCAGGTCATGACCCCGTTCAGTGGATTAAAAAATATCAAGGACGTACCCCTTTGATTCACTTGAAAGATATGACATCAGATGCTGACGAAACCTTTGCTGAACTGGGGACAGGAGGAATAGACCTCCAAGGTGTTTTGAAGCAAGAGCCCAATGCTGGCGTTGAATGGTGGATTGTCGAACAAGATGTCTGTCAGCGCCCGGCACTAGAAAGTGTGGACATCAGTTTAAGATATTTGCATCACTTACGAGACTAG
- the lepB gene encoding signal peptidase I, which translates to MSFIKRVFNEILDWSKAIIFAIIVTFLISVFLVQPYTVVGSSMEPTFQGQELFAEEPGDRVLIFKTPFLLGERPDYYDIVVIDHRVDYERTVMDDFIDSPIVRLIQQNDDQEFWIKRIIGKPGDTLEYKDGKIYRNGHELNEDYIKEDMITPFETIEVPANHVYVMGDNRNNSKDSREIGPVPMQNVLGKVVLRFFPFDRFKYYH; encoded by the coding sequence TTGTCATTCATAAAAAGAGTTTTCAATGAAATATTGGATTGGAGTAAAGCGATTATATTTGCTATTATTGTCACATTTCTTATCAGTGTCTTCCTGGTCCAACCCTACACCGTAGTAGGAAGTTCAATGGAGCCGACCTTTCAAGGGCAAGAATTGTTTGCTGAGGAGCCAGGCGATCGTGTTCTGATATTCAAGACACCGTTCCTATTAGGAGAGAGACCAGATTACTACGATATTGTTGTCATAGATCACCGTGTTGATTATGAAAGAACGGTGATGGATGACTTTATAGACAGTCCTATTGTACGATTAATTCAACAAAATGATGATCAAGAATTCTGGATTAAGCGCATCATTGGAAAGCCTGGAGACACTTTGGAGTACAAAGACGGTAAAATCTACCGTAACGGCCATGAGCTCAATGAGGACTATATCAAAGAGGATATGATCACCCCATTTGAAACGATAGAAGTGCCGGCAAATCATGTATATGTCATGGGCGACAACAGGAACAATAGCAAAGACAGTAGAGAGATAGGCCCCGTACCGATGCAAAATGTATTAGGCAAAGTCGTCCTAAGATTCTTCCCGTTTGACCGATTTAAATATTATCATTAA
- a CDS encoding cache domain-containing sensor histidine kinase, which yields MFKFVSIRNKLIILLLVITIVPFGSAIIVTYMYTKESLTEQSIQENMNLLYQGKENIETYLKDLNHFNLSLYHNHDFMNYLKIKHKVSDYVSIGAVHRELLSLLYSDDHINKASMWMVRNGELFSVSKRSTLVYEEQVDRVTMTKYLRAKEAPSDMYTEPLEDDESFVIYRAFRDTPLEEVLAYITLEVEIKKINELSQRLYHEGEEEFYILTPGGHFIYHSEETDKDLATSSWITTLLQTDNMSGHMTWEDDTFRGVIAYDTVTDYAGQWLLVKRIPYHTLYQSAYGVALINILFGVVGLALVILATFLVSFRITNPIRVLVQNIRQVEQGTMQVDFHSLGNDEIGILGHRFKRMVEKIHDLINREYKLEIENKTNQLKVLQSQVNPHFLYNTLQSIGTRALKNQVPEIYKSLTDLSHLMRYSMNTEEHIVPLSKEVEVAKAYLLLQKQRFGDDLSYVIDADEDMLDVQVPKMILQPIIENYFKHGFDTRVEPAKIEIHCRQTGDSILISIEDNGTGVSEERLQMIRQDLKGASHSGHRHTGIGLKNVYTRLQLYYTHKASLILENTDVGGFRVTMTFPLKLEDGTYESHHH from the coding sequence TTGTTCAAGTTTGTGAGCATTAGAAATAAGCTGATTATCCTCCTCCTAGTGATCACCATCGTACCTTTTGGCAGTGCTATTATCGTCACTTATATGTATACAAAAGAATCCTTAACAGAACAATCCATACAAGAGAATATGAATTTGCTTTATCAAGGGAAAGAAAATATTGAAACGTATCTAAAAGATCTCAATCATTTTAACCTCTCATTGTATCACAATCATGATTTTATGAATTATTTGAAAATCAAGCATAAGGTGTCAGACTACGTGTCTATAGGGGCTGTTCATCGAGAGTTGCTTTCGCTCCTATACAGTGACGACCATATTAACAAAGCGTCGATGTGGATGGTGCGGAATGGAGAGTTATTCTCCGTTTCCAAGCGCTCGACACTCGTATACGAGGAACAGGTAGACAGAGTGACCATGACAAAGTATCTACGGGCTAAGGAAGCTCCCTCAGATATGTATACGGAACCCCTTGAGGATGATGAATCTTTTGTCATCTACCGTGCTTTTCGAGATACGCCTTTAGAAGAGGTGCTGGCCTATATTACCTTAGAGGTTGAAATTAAAAAAATTAATGAACTCAGTCAACGGCTGTACCATGAGGGTGAAGAGGAATTCTATATACTGACACCAGGTGGACACTTTATTTATCACTCTGAGGAGACAGACAAGGATTTGGCCACATCCTCCTGGATTACCACGCTACTGCAAACAGACAACATGAGCGGTCATATGACGTGGGAGGATGATACATTTCGGGGTGTGATCGCCTATGATACTGTGACAGACTATGCGGGCCAATGGTTGCTCGTCAAAAGGATACCTTATCACACACTATATCAAAGTGCTTATGGTGTGGCCCTTATTAATATTCTATTCGGTGTCGTGGGACTTGCACTGGTGATTTTGGCTACCTTTCTCGTTTCTTTTAGAATCACAAACCCTATTAGAGTACTCGTACAGAACATTAGGCAGGTGGAGCAAGGGACAATGCAAGTGGACTTTCATTCACTAGGGAACGATGAGATTGGCATATTAGGTCACCGTTTTAAGCGGATGGTGGAAAAAATACATGATTTGATTAACCGTGAATACAAATTGGAAATAGAAAATAAGACGAATCAATTGAAAGTCTTGCAGTCTCAAGTTAATCCTCACTTTCTATACAATACACTTCAATCCATTGGGACTAGAGCCCTCAAAAACCAAGTGCCAGAGATATATAAGTCGTTGACAGATCTTTCTCACCTTATGCGGTACAGTATGAACACGGAGGAACATATTGTCCCACTTAGTAAAGAAGTAGAGGTGGCCAAAGCGTATCTCCTTCTCCAAAAACAAAGGTTTGGTGATGATCTCTCATACGTGATCGATGCCGATGAGGATATGCTTGATGTTCAAGTGCCTAAAATGATTCTTCAACCGATCATAGAAAACTACTTTAAACACGGGTTTGATACGCGTGTAGAGCCTGCAAAAATAGAGATCCATTGTCGCCAAACGGGAGACTCAATTTTAATTAGCATCGAGGATAATGGCACCGGTGTTTCCGAAGAGCGTCTTCAAATGATACGACAGGATTTAAAGGGGGCATCCCATTCCGGCCATAGACACACAGGGATAGGGTTGAAGAATGTGTATACACGCTTACAACTCTATTATACTCATAAGGCGTCACTTATATTAGAAAATACAGATGTCGGAGGCTTCCGAGTGACCATGACATTCCCGCTAAAATTGGAGGATGGTACATATGAAAGCCATCATCATTGA
- a CDS encoding tetratricopeptide repeat protein, with protein MLRKLFGIKSNNESKKQNTPKKESNFDTQVDRNLKGKELESQGKIDEAKELYLQNVNEGFEGNHPYDRLAIMFRKEKAYDKEIEVLEKAINVFEKKVNKQRADRQPKLDRFKKRLEDVKEKV; from the coding sequence ATGTTAAGGAAACTATTCGGGATCAAGAGTAATAATGAGAGTAAAAAACAAAACACACCAAAGAAAGAATCAAACTTTGATACTCAAGTGGATAGAAACCTCAAAGGAAAAGAGTTGGAGAGTCAAGGCAAGATTGATGAAGCAAAAGAATTGTATCTCCAGAACGTCAATGAAGGGTTTGAAGGAAACCACCCTTATGATCGACTTGCAATAATGTTTAGAAAAGAAAAAGCGTATGACAAGGAGATAGAGGTATTAGAGAAAGCAATAAATGTATTCGAGAAAAAAGTAAATAAACAAAGAGCGGATCGACAACCGAAGTTGGATCGCTTTAAAAAGAGACTTGAAGACGTGAAGGAAAAAGTATGA
- a CDS encoding ThuA domain-containing protein: MLNITVWNENRHEQNNPKVRDIYPNGIHGAIAGFLQDEGLKTRTATLDEEAHGLSEQVLQETDVLIWWGHLAHDEVDDLIVENIKKRVLEGMGLIVLHSGHHSKIFRSLMGTTCDLKWREADETERVWVVDPSHPIVEGIGEYIELEKEEMYGEHFDIPAPDQLVFLSWFEGGEVFRSGCTYQRGQGKIFYFRPGHETYPTYHQPDVQRIIQNAVQWVAPIERPAPVYGNAQPIEHIKVKQQD, translated from the coding sequence ATGTTAAACATTACCGTTTGGAATGAAAATCGCCATGAACAGAATAATCCTAAAGTACGTGACATATATCCCAATGGTATCCACGGTGCCATCGCCGGTTTTTTACAAGATGAGGGACTTAAGACCAGAACAGCTACCCTAGATGAAGAAGCACATGGACTTTCTGAACAAGTCCTGCAAGAGACAGACGTCCTGATATGGTGGGGGCATCTCGCCCATGACGAAGTCGACGATCTCATCGTGGAGAACATCAAGAAACGTGTCCTAGAGGGGATGGGCCTCATCGTGTTACATTCTGGTCATCACTCTAAAATCTTCCGCTCACTGATGGGAACAACGTGTGACCTGAAATGGCGGGAAGCGGATGAGACTGAGCGTGTGTGGGTAGTGGATCCCAGTCACCCCATTGTGGAAGGCATCGGAGAGTATATTGAATTGGAAAAAGAGGAGATGTATGGCGAGCATTTTGACATCCCTGCTCCCGATCAGCTGGTATTCCTAAGTTGGTTTGAAGGGGGAGAAGTATTTAGGAGTGGGTGTACATACCAGCGAGGACAAGGTAAAATTTTCTATTTTCGACCTGGACACGAAACTTACCCAACTTACCATCAACCCGATGTTCAACGCATCATCCAAAATGCAGTGCAGTGGGTAGCTCCAATTGAGCGCCCTGCACCTGTATACGGCAACGCTCAACCGATTGAGCACATTAAAGTCAAGCAACAAGATTAA
- a CDS encoding MBL fold metallo-hydrolase codes for MKQEEPINKEEAINYGEDYRFIPASSIENGEITEVAPDVLSLTVQIVNLCFIGDQRTNDFIIVDAGMPQSAEHIIQVAEARFGQSARPKAILLTHGHFDHVGAIVDLIKHWDVQVYAHPLECPYLSGEKSYPEPDPSVDGGLVAKVSRLFPNKPVNLGAYLRPLPDDHTLPELPDWQWVHTPGHTPGHVSYFRQNDGVLIAGDAFVTVKQESLYHVLTQDKTISGPPKYFTTDWPAAWDSVTKLQALNPKTAITGHGLPMSGQELTENLSKLVKKFDRIAIPQHGRYVNHDEH; via the coding sequence ATGAAACAAGAAGAGCCGATCAATAAAGAGGAAGCTATCAATTACGGAGAAGATTATAGGTTTATACCTGCGTCATCCATTGAAAATGGTGAGATCACCGAAGTTGCACCTGATGTGCTAAGCTTAACGGTACAAATCGTTAATCTGTGTTTTATTGGTGATCAGCGAACGAATGACTTTATTATCGTAGATGCAGGTATGCCTCAATCAGCTGAGCATATCATCCAAGTTGCAGAAGCACGCTTCGGTCAAAGTGCTCGTCCTAAAGCCATCCTTCTCACGCACGGACATTTCGACCACGTGGGTGCGATTGTGGACCTTATCAAACACTGGGACGTTCAAGTTTACGCTCATCCTTTGGAATGTCCATACCTTTCAGGTGAAAAGAGCTACCCAGAACCAGACCCGAGTGTAGATGGTGGACTGGTGGCCAAGGTATCCCGACTATTCCCCAATAAACCCGTTAATTTAGGGGCATACCTTAGACCTTTACCTGATGACCACACGCTCCCCGAGTTACCAGACTGGCAATGGGTCCATACGCCTGGTCACACGCCTGGCCATGTGTCGTACTTCAGGCAAAACGATGGTGTGTTAATTGCCGGAGATGCTTTTGTCACCGTCAAGCAGGAGTCATTATATCATGTACTGACACAGGATAAGACGATAAGCGGACCGCCCAAGTACTTTACAACGGACTGGCCAGCCGCTTGGGATTCGGTTACGAAACTTCAAGCACTGAATCCAAAAACGGCCATTACGGGTCATGGTTTGCCTATGTCAGGTCAGGAATTAACTGAGAACCTAAGTAAGCTGGTAAAAAAATTCGACCGTATTGCGATACCACAACACGGTCGATATGTGAATCATGACGAACACTAA